A genomic stretch from Tribolium castaneum strain GA2 chromosome 6, icTriCast1.1, whole genome shotgun sequence includes:
- the Ccapr1 gene encoding cardioacceleratory peptide receptor 1 isoform X1 — MGNVYGGLSTSYCLLLWKKWKNKETEQFTLLWVLFVIIVAGNVGVLYTLLFGRSRKSRMNYFITHLALADLSVGLINVLTDIIWKTTVAWYAGNVACKVIRFLQVVVTYASTYVLVALSIDRYDAIRHPMKFSGSWKRARYLILAAWFFSALYSLPILIFYEEKIVKGKLQCWIEFHPQWKWQVYMTLVSLSLFIIPASIIATCYAIIIITIWSKNAKGFIKNTKAVNGSDNSRRASSRGLIPRAKVKTIKITFVIVSVFILCWSPYIIFDLLQVFGQIPGTQTNIAIATFIQSLAPLNSAANPIIYCLFSTHFCRTLGSLPPFKWLFKKKKRRNRESTTNTQSSSLSEFLTNTHKRKIENTSTTFNAHTVLIH; from the exons ACCGAACAATTCACCTTACTATGGGTCCTATTCGTGATAATAGTCGCTGGAAACGTAGGTGTGTTGTACACGCTTCTCTTTGGCCGATCTAGAAAAAGTCGAATGAATTATTTCATAACCCACCTAGCCCTAGCAG aCCTTAGTGTGGGTTTGATTAATGTTTTGACAGATATAATTTGGAAAACAACAGTGGCATGGTATGCCGGAAACGTTGCCTGTAAAGTGATACGTTTTCTCCAG gtaGTGGTAACATATGCCTCGACCTATGTTTTGGTTGCTTTAAGTATAGACCGATATGACGCAATTCGTCACCCCATGAAATTTTCAGGCAGTT GGAAACGTGCTAGATATCTAATATTAGCCGCTTGGTTCTTCAGTGCGCTGTATTCGTTACCGATTTTGATCTTCTACGAGGAGAAGATTGTGAAAGGAAAACTTCAATGTTGGATTGAATTTCATCCACAATGGAAATGGCAAGTCTACATGACACTAGTTTCGCTCTCACTCTTTATCATTCCTGCGTCAATTATTGCGACGTGTTACGCCATCATTATTATCacaatttggtcgaaaaatgcCAAAGGTTTCATCAAAAATACCAAAGCTGTTAATGGGTCTGATAATTCAAGAAGGGCAAGTTCGAGAGGTTTAATACCAAGAGCCAAAGTCAAGActataaaaatcacatttgTTATAGTGAGcg tttttattCTATGTTGGAGTccttatataatttttgatttgttacaAGTGTTTGGGCAAATACCAGGGACTCAGACCAATATAGCTATcgctacttttatccaaagtttAGCACCACTCAACTCTGCAGCTAACCCCATTATTTACTGCCTCTTTTCTACACACTTCTGTCGGACATTGGg GTCATTGCCTCCGTTCAAATGGTTGTtcaagaaaaagaaaagaaggAATAGGGAATCAACAACAAACACACAAAGTAGTTCATTATCCGAATTCTTAACCAACACTCACAAacgaaaaatcgaaaatacaTCAACAACTTTTAACGCCCATACAgtattaattcattaa
- the Ccapr1 gene encoding cardioacceleratory peptide receptor 1 — MSYIEDANETDSNNTSLDAFYFFETEQFTLLWVLFVIIVAGNVGVLYTLLFGRSRKSRMNYFITHLALADLSVGLINVLTDIIWKTTVAWYAGNVACKVIRFLQVVVTYASTYVLVALSIDRYDAIRHPMKFSGSWKRARYLILAAWFFSALYSLPILIFYEEKIVKGKLQCWIEFHPQWKWQVYMTLVSLSLFIIPASIIATCYAIIIITIWSKNAKGFIKNTKAVNGSDNSRRASSRGLIPRAKVKTIKITFVIVSVFILCWSPYIIFDLLQVFGQIPGTQTNIAIATFIQSLAPLNSAANPIIYCLFSTHFCRTLGSLPPFKWLFKKKKRRNRESTTNTQSSSLSEFLTNTHKRKIENTSTTFNAHTVLIH; from the exons ATGTCATACATTGAAGATGCAAACGAGACCGATTCGAACAACACATCGTTAGAcgctttttactttttcgag ACCGAACAATTCACCTTACTATGGGTCCTATTCGTGATAATAGTCGCTGGAAACGTAGGTGTGTTGTACACGCTTCTCTTTGGCCGATCTAGAAAAAGTCGAATGAATTATTTCATAACCCACCTAGCCCTAGCAG aCCTTAGTGTGGGTTTGATTAATGTTTTGACAGATATAATTTGGAAAACAACAGTGGCATGGTATGCCGGAAACGTTGCCTGTAAAGTGATACGTTTTCTCCAG gtaGTGGTAACATATGCCTCGACCTATGTTTTGGTTGCTTTAAGTATAGACCGATATGACGCAATTCGTCACCCCATGAAATTTTCAGGCAGTT GGAAACGTGCTAGATATCTAATATTAGCCGCTTGGTTCTTCAGTGCGCTGTATTCGTTACCGATTTTGATCTTCTACGAGGAGAAGATTGTGAAAGGAAAACTTCAATGTTGGATTGAATTTCATCCACAATGGAAATGGCAAGTCTACATGACACTAGTTTCGCTCTCACTCTTTATCATTCCTGCGTCAATTATTGCGACGTGTTACGCCATCATTATTATCacaatttggtcgaaaaatgcCAAAGGTTTCATCAAAAATACCAAAGCTGTTAATGGGTCTGATAATTCAAGAAGGGCAAGTTCGAGAGGTTTAATACCAAGAGCCAAAGTCAAGActataaaaatcacatttgTTATAGTGAGcg tttttattCTATGTTGGAGTccttatataatttttgatttgttacaAGTGTTTGGGCAAATACCAGGGACTCAGACCAATATAGCTATcgctacttttatccaaagtttAGCACCACTCAACTCTGCAGCTAACCCCATTATTTACTGCCTCTTTTCTACACACTTCTGTCGGACATTGGg GTCATTGCCTCCGTTCAAATGGTTGTtcaagaaaaagaaaagaaggAATAGGGAATCAACAACAAACACACAAAGTAGTTCATTATCCGAATTCTTAACCAACACTCACAAacgaaaaatcgaaaatacaTCAACAACTTTTAACGCCCATACAgtattaattcattaa